From the genome of Bradyrhizobium sp. SZCCHNS1050, one region includes:
- a CDS encoding zinc-binding dehydrogenase: MGVETQGLQLRTLIRRSGELELSLVDVPTPEPGLDEVVVRIEAAPINPSDLGLLVGAADLSTLQASGTKERPVITAKVPEAGMRAMAGRLDESLAVGNEGAGVVVKTGSSDAAKALMGRTVAAIGGAMYSQYRCLKLSECLPLPAGTTPEEGASCFVNPLTSLGMTETMRREGHTALVHTAAASNLGQMLNKICLKDGIPLVNIVRSADQAELLRGIGAKYIVDSTAPTFMDDLIAALVETGATIAFDAIGGGKLAGQILNAMEAAINKSGKHPYSRYGSNVHKQVYIYGSLDVRPTEITRGFGMTWSVGGWLLFPFLMKIGKADTERLRQRVVDELKTTFASHYTKVVSLSEALDPANLAAYAKRATGEKFLIDPNKDK, translated from the coding sequence ATGGGTGTCGAGACACAGGGCCTGCAACTGCGGACGTTGATCAGGCGCAGCGGCGAGCTCGAGCTCTCGCTGGTCGACGTGCCGACCCCCGAGCCGGGGCTGGACGAGGTGGTGGTGCGGATCGAGGCGGCGCCGATCAATCCGTCCGATCTCGGGCTCCTCGTCGGCGCGGCCGATCTGTCGACCCTGCAGGCGTCCGGCACCAAGGAGCGGCCCGTGATCACCGCCAAGGTGCCGGAGGCGGGGATGCGGGCGATGGCCGGCCGGCTCGACGAGTCCTTGGCCGTCGGCAACGAGGGCGCGGGCGTGGTGGTCAAGACCGGCTCCTCGGATGCCGCCAAGGCGCTGATGGGCCGTACCGTCGCGGCCATCGGTGGCGCGATGTACAGCCAGTATCGCTGCCTGAAGCTCTCCGAATGCCTGCCGCTGCCGGCCGGCACCACACCGGAGGAGGGCGCCTCCTGCTTCGTCAATCCGCTGACGTCGCTCGGCATGACCGAGACGATGCGGCGCGAGGGCCATACCGCGCTCGTGCATACCGCGGCCGCGTCCAACCTCGGGCAGATGCTCAACAAGATCTGCCTCAAGGACGGCATCCCGCTCGTCAACATCGTGCGCAGCGCTGATCAGGCCGAGCTGTTGCGCGGCATCGGCGCGAAATACATCGTGGATTCGACGGCGCCGACTTTCATGGACGACCTGATCGCGGCGCTGGTCGAGACCGGCGCGACCATCGCCTTCGATGCGATCGGCGGCGGCAAGCTCGCCGGCCAGATCCTCAACGCGATGGAAGCCGCGATCAACAAGTCCGGCAAGCATCCCTACAGCCGCTACGGCTCGAACGTGCACAAGCAGGTCTACATCTACGGCAGCCTGGACGTCAGGCCGACCGAGATCACGCGCGGCTTCGGCATGACCTGGAGCGTCGGCGGCTGGCTGCTGTTTCCGTTCCTGATGAAGATCGGCAAGGCGGATACCGAGCGGCTGCGCCAGCGCGTCGTCGACGAGCTGAAGACGACCTTTGCGAGCCACTACACCAAGGTCGTTTCCTTGTCCGAGGCGCTCGATCCGGCCAACCTCGCCGCGTACGCCAAACGGGCCACCGGCGAAAAATTCCTCATCGACCCCAACAAAGATAAGTGA